Part of the Candidatus Ozemobacteraceae bacterium genome is shown below.
GTCACGATATCTCTCCCCGGTCCGCCGGAATGAAATGTGTCAGGATGGTTTGCCGACCATGATCGCGAGAATCTGCTCGTCGGTCTCGAGCATTCCCGGCGCGGCGATGCGGCCGATGTTCCTCAGGCTCTCCTCGATCGTGTTGCCGATGACGCCGTTACTGAGAGGCAACCGGAGCCCCTCCATGGCCATGAACGCGCCCTGGAACGCGGCATCGACGGCGCAGACCAGCTTGACCGCACAGCCGACCTTGGCGCCGTCGCAAATAATACCGGTTATACTTGCCACCATATTGTTGACCGCCGCCCCGATCGTGTCGAGGCCTCCTCCCAGCAGATGGGCGGCGCCCGCCGTCAGCCCGCTTCCGGCGCAGACGACGCAGCCGCACATGGCCGAGAGGGTGCCGGTGTGATACTTCAGGATCGAGGTGACCGCGTGGGCGAGGGCCAGCGCCTCGGTGAGCTGGTCCTGCGTGCTGCGGAGCTGCTCGGCCAGAATGAAAAGCGGGAGCGTTACGGTGAGGCCCTGGTTCCCCGAGCCGGCCGAGGTCATGACCGGCAGGCTGCAGCCCGACATGCGGGCGTCGACCGCCGCGGAGGTGAGAAGTTTCGCCCGGTTGATCAGGTCGTTTCCCATCCAGCCGTTCTCGAGCAGCTTCCGGTACGCCAGGCCGATGTTGAGGCTTCCTTCGCCCTGCAGGCCGGCTTCCGCGACCTTCCGGTTCATCGCGACGCCTTCGAGCAGAAAGTCGCGCGTGCCGCGGCCGAGAAGCGGAAGCGAATGGTATAACTCGACGAATGGCATCTCGGCGATGGCGCGTCGGCGCTCGATGACCTCACTCGAGGCCGAGCCCGGCTTCGGGGCAACCTTATGGACGACGCGGCCGTCTTTCTCCAGAAGCGTCAGGTTCTCGTGGCTGTCGGCGATGATCGCGCGGCCTGTACCTTGGTCGCTTTCGACATCCGCCTCGATCCGGAGTCCGGCCTGCTTCTGATCGATATGGAGTTGCACCGCCCCGTCCGCAACCATCCGGCGTGCTTTCTCCAGCCACGCGGCGTCGATGCTCGACAACAGCCGCAGGTCCGGCGTCGCGTGAGGCGCGTGAACGCCCAGAGCCGCCGCAAGCGGGATGCCGTGCGCGCCCCCCGTGCCGGGGATGCCGACTTCCATCGCATTCTTGAACAGGTTCGTCGAGACGTTCAGCCTGATCTTCCGGACCGTCCCTCCCGCCTGACGCGCCGCATGGCACGCCGCAAGCGCGATGGTGACCGGTTCGGTACATCCGCAGGCCGCCTTGACGTCACACCGAAGAGCATTCTCGAACCGCTCGACCGACATACTGCCCCCCACCCATCTGAGTTCATGCAACTGTACCACGCCCGCGCTTCCCTCGCAACGAAACCGCGCGGAAAAGCCCTGCTGGTGTCGGGGCGGGTTTCACCCCGCTGTGAACACGATACTACTCGTCTCATATGTTAGGCGACAGCTATCACGAGTAAAATATATTGCCGCCGGACCGACATGGCACAGCCGTTCGCCCTGAGCTTGTCGAAGGGCGAGTGCATTCGTGCTTCGACAAGCTCAGCACGAACGGTATCGAGTATGCGGGTGATTGTCGTGTTACCTGGGAGACGAGTAGTAATGTGTGGTATCTTCATGACAATCTGACGGCGGAGGTGCGGCATGCTCGAGCGGCGGAAACTGGGAACATCGGGCGTCGAGGTAACCAGACTGGGATTCGGAACCCTCACCATGAGCCCGATGCAGCGCGGACTCGACATCGAGGCCGGCGGCGATCTCCTGCTGCGCGCCCTGGAAGCGGGCATCCGGTTCATCGACACGGCGCAGATGTACGGCTCGTATCCGCAGGTTGCCTCGGCCCTGCGGCGCTGGACCGGCGAACGGCCGGTCGTTGCGACCAAGTCGGCGGCGAAAACCGAAGAGGCGATGAACGTCGCGATCGACGAGGCGCTGAACGCCCTCGGCCTGCCTGCCATCGACGTGTTCCTCCTCCACGCCGTGCGTGACGAAGCGGATTTCCGTGAACGTGAAGGGGCGCTGAACGCCCTGTTGGCCGCTAAACGGACCGGGCGCGTTCGCGCGATCGGCGCGAGTTCGCATTTCGTCGGAGTGATGCGGCTTCTTGCCGCCGACCCGCGGTTCGACGTGCTCCACCCGATGCTGAACCGCGACGGCTTCGGCATCATCGACGAGTCGCTCGATGCGATGCTGGACGTGCTCGCCGGGGCAAAACGACAGGGAAAAGGCGCGTATGCCATGAAGCCCCTCGGCGGCGGGCACTTGCGGGGCGACGCGAAAGCCGCCCTGGAATGGGTGCTCGGCAGACCCGAAGTCGATGCGATCGTCGTCGGGATGACCGGCGACGACGAGTTGAAGATGAACGTGGCGACGGCATCCGGAAACCCCGTCGATCTCGAACTCGAACGGCGGGCGATGCATCAGCGACGCCGCCTCTTCATCAACGAGGCGCTCTGCCGTCATTGCGGCCTGTGCATCAGCCTCTGCCAGCAGAACGCCCTTTCGTTCCGGGAAGGGAAAACGGCGCCCGCCATCGACGAAAAGAAATGCATCGTCTGCGGCTACTGCGCCCCCGGCTGCCCCGCCTTCGCCATCAGAATAATATAAAATAAGATATAATAATCAGTCCGGGGCTTTGCTGGTGAGACTGCTCGCCTGGCCAGGACCGGGAATGCCGGCGGTCTGCGCGGGGGCGATGACCAGGGTTGGGTGATACGCCGACTCGAGGCCGGGAAGTTCGATCTCGCGCTCGCACCCCGTTTCGAGAGACCGCCTGACGAGCCGAAAGTTCCCTTGCCGAAGCGACAGGAAGAGCGTCTCGCGTCCGTCGGGGGAAACGCTCGGTTGCCAGTCATACGGGCGGGCCTGGGAGACCTGCTCTTCGTCCCAGGTGCCGTCGGGCCGGCGACGCAGCCGGAAAATGGCGGACGTCTGACCCACGCGTCGGGTGAACAATACGGGGTCTCCGCCGTTTGGACCGGTGGCGACTTGCCAGTTTCTCCCGCCGTGGACGATGGTCCGCTCGCTGCCGTCTGCAAGGTCGTGTTCGCACAGATCGAAGCTCCCGTCCGGGTTCACCCGCGACAGCAGGATGACGTTGGGGGCATACCATGCGGGCTGTCCCCCGGGGCGGCCATCCCCCGAAATTGTCT
Proteins encoded:
- a CDS encoding aldo/keto reductase, whose translation is MLERRKLGTSGVEVTRLGFGTLTMSPMQRGLDIEAGGDLLLRALEAGIRFIDTAQMYGSYPQVASALRRWTGERPVVATKSAAKTEEAMNVAIDEALNALGLPAIDVFLLHAVRDEADFREREGALNALLAAKRTGRVRAIGASSHFVGVMRLLAADPRFDVLHPMLNRDGFGIIDESLDAMLDVLAGAKRQGKGAYAMKPLGGGHLRGDAKAALEWVLGRPEVDAIVVGMTGDDELKMNVATASGNPVDLELERRAMHQRRRLFINEALCRHCGLCISLCQQNALSFREGKTAPAIDEKKCIVCGYCAPGCPAFAIRII
- a CDS encoding L-serine ammonia-lyase, iron-sulfur-dependent, subunit alpha, which produces MVQLHELRWVGGSMSVERFENALRCDVKAACGCTEPVTIALAACHAARQAGGTVRKIRLNVSTNLFKNAMEVGIPGTGGAHGIPLAAALGVHAPHATPDLRLLSSIDAAWLEKARRMVADGAVQLHIDQKQAGLRIEADVESDQGTGRAIIADSHENLTLLEKDGRVVHKVAPKPGSASSEVIERRRAIAEMPFVELYHSLPLLGRGTRDFLLEGVAMNRKVAEAGLQGEGSLNIGLAYRKLLENGWMGNDLINRAKLLTSAAVDARMSGCSLPVMTSAGSGNQGLTVTLPLFILAEQLRSTQDQLTEALALAHAVTSILKYHTGTLSAMCGCVVCAGSGLTAGAAHLLGGGLDTIGAAVNNMVASITGIICDGAKVGCAVKLVCAVDAAFQGAFMAMEGLRLPLSNGVIGNTIEESLRNIGRIAAPGMLETDEQILAIMVGKPS